One genomic region from Eptesicus fuscus isolate TK198812 chromosome 18, DD_ASM_mEF_20220401, whole genome shotgun sequence encodes:
- the LOC129147166 gene encoding musculoskeletal embryonic nuclear protein 1-like, with amino-acid sequence MNGALDWLELSERGEVGTGLGLKAWVLRRLWSRQGWLEGAPIKKKRPPVKEEDLKRARGNLTKNQAIKSKTYQVMQECEQAGVAAPSVFSRTRTGTETVFDKPKAGPAKSVFG; translated from the exons ATGAATGGGGCCTTGGATTGGCTAGAACTCAGTGAGCGGGGAGAGGTGGGCACGGGTCTCGGCCTGAAGGCCTGGGTTCTAAGGAGGCTCTGGTCTCGGCAAGGCTGGCTTGAGGGAGCCCCCATCAAGAAGAAGCGCCCCCCTGTGAAGGAGGAGGACCTGAAGAGGGCCCGAGGGAACCTGACCAAGAACCAGGCGATCAAGTCCAAGACCTACCAGGTCATGCAGGAGTGTG AGCAAGCCGGCGTTGCCGCACCATCTGTGTTCAGCCGAACCCGGACCGGCACTGAGACCGTCTTTGATAAGCCGAAAGCTGGGCCTGCCAAGAGTGTCTTTGGCTGA